A region from the Corticium candelabrum chromosome 14, ooCorCand1.1, whole genome shotgun sequence genome encodes:
- the LOC134189836 gene encoding zinc finger protein 250-like gives MMSGEGNVSTGDTVEHGMRSSPSHVSLDAEKNTSSVELSRQPDAHVVGNAATSKKHGDNIDELDNLLDESTHNAVVTCGVVDAFKGVECVSNNKKGEANNSASTDVLLGHEKQWVENDTLVLEESTDLAQIDKNPSVSYGSDGLFSVAIVPDCCDASCFADCRHNAVITNSQMMPSPQSMLHFTHGPSVTIPDDELVLWPCRWFGCSDQFLSLQDLVTHINNMHVQLESDLYNCYWEDCSRQGKGFNARYKLLIHLRSHTGEKPYHCTEIGCRRKFSRLENLKIHLRTHTGEKPYACGYPGCNKRYSNSSDRFKHIRTHTEDKPYGCRHPGCDKRYTDPSSLRKHMKTHQTYGRSLSWNGNTTTSRVGPIGVRGTRVEGGKRVGATSWLFDGYENDLLEESGDSESVKLRIQRSEAALREAEEDLLLL, from the exons ATGATGAGTGGGGAAGGAAATGTTTCTACAGGAGACACGGTCGAGCATGGAATGAGATC ATCACCGTCTCATGTTTCCTTGGATGCTGAGAAGAACACCTCTTCAGTGGAATTGTCTCGACAACCGGACGCACACGTTGTAGGGAACGCAG CAACATCAAAGAAGCATGGCGACAACATTGATGAGCTTGATAATTTACTGGATGAGTCAACACATAATGCTGTTGTAACTTGTGGAGTGGTAGATGCTTTCAAGGGTGTTGAGTGTGTCAGTAACAATAAGAAGGGTGAAGCAAACAATTCGGCTAGTACAGATGTGCTACTTGGGCATGAAAAACAGTGGGTTGAGAATGACACATTGGTTTTGGAAGAGTCAACTGACCTGgcacaaattgacaaaaacCCATCAGTG TCGTATGGCAGTGATGGGCTATTCAGTGTTGCTATTGTGCCGGATTGCTGTGATGCATCTTGTTTTGCTGACTGCAGACATAATGCTGTTATCACCAACTCACAAATGATGCCAAGTCCCCAGTCCATGCTTCACTTCACACATGGACCTTCTGTTACTATCCCAGATGATGAACTGGTGTTATGGCCATGCCGCTGGTTTGGCTGTTCCGACCAATTTCTATCTCTCCAAGACTTAGTAACTCATATTAACAACATGCACGTTCAATTGGAGAGTGATCTGTATAACTGCTACTGGGAGGACTGCAGTAGGCAAGGAAAAGGGTTCAATGCCAGATACAAACTGTTGATACATTTACGCTCTCACACTGGCGAAAAACCTTACCATTGTACAGAGATCGGTTGTAGGAGGAAATTTTCTCGTCTTGAGAATTTGAAAATCCATTTGCGTACACATACAGGGGAAAAGCCCTATGCATGTGGGTATCCTGGCTGCAACAAACGCTACTCGAATTCTAGCGACCGTTTCAAGCATATTCGAACTCACACAGAAGACAAACCGTATGGTTGTCGTCACCCTGGTTGTGACAAACGATATACAGATCCAAGCTCACTTCGAAAACACATGAAAACACACCAGACATATGGACGCAGCTTGTCATGGAATGGCAACACTACAACAAGTAGGGTTGGACCAATTGGTGTGAGAGGTACACGAGTCGAAGGTGGTAAACGAGTGGGAGCCACAAGCTGGCTGTTTGATGGCTACGAGAATGACTTGCTAGAAGAAAGTGGGGACAGTGAAAGTGTCAAACTTAGAATTCAGCGTTCAGAGGCTGCATTACGTGAAGCAGAAGAAGATTTACTGCTGCTGTAG
- the LOC134189798 gene encoding acylglycerol kinase, mitochondrial-like, translated as MAGVGLPYTLRKHWKKSVAASVAFLYGLSYVSRKFRENLQRRKFCRESKLYGEEIIQTPTSRPRTLYVFLNPHASGGKARKLFEKNAAPILHLAGMDVTVVEPSGHQQLRMLMDYIPVDVDGIVVAGGRGTMMEVVSGLMLRKDKEKLSNVPLGYIPLGGSHSDIIALLGLDDNNKVIETCKATLAVVKGHTRVVDVMQIEPAGSKPVFALNSLEWGILSDINERIPKFWWTWKMRRFAACLEAVLKRDWPLTAAVRLQYRSVLESVTNTAQHKELEIRSRTLFGHQLSWLPTISAQSSDIGISSENSEDRGGADTSNGCAEELLECVSVTVQCNKAGVSPGLNLSHCLVSVDRLSLLSNGLNQGHPDLLPLQDLSEIITVQFTPDSHLSPWMRIDGEEYESRPVTIQWLPGRLQMFHAVQ; from the exons ATGGCTGGGGTAGGGCTGCCGTACACTCTGCGGAAGCATTGGAAAAAATCAGTCGCTGCTTCAGTTGCATTCCTCTATGGGTTGTCGTACGTTTCACGCAAGTTCAG AGAAAATCTACAAAGGAGAAAATTTTGCAGAGAATCAAAA CTGTATGGTGAAGAGATAATACAGACTCCGACCAGTAGACCTCGCACTCTTTATGTGTTTCTCAATCCACACGCTTCCGGAGG GAAGGCCAGAAAACTGTTTGAAAAGAATGCAGCGCCCATATTGCATTTGGCAGGAATGGATGTTACTGTGGTTGAA CCTTCAGGTCATCAGCAACTTCGAATGCTAATGGATTACATCCCAGTTGACGTGGATGGTATAGTGGTGGCTGGAGGGAGAGGAACGATGATGGAGGTTGTCAGTGGTCTAATGTTACGTAAAGACAAG GAAAAGTTATCAAATGTTCCATTGGGATACATTCCTTTAGGAGGGAGTCATAGCGATATCATTGCTCTACTGGGATTAGATGATAACAATAAGGTGAT TGAGACATGTAAAGCCACATTAGCAGTAGTGAAAGGCCACACTAGAGTAGTGGATGTAATGCAAATTGAG CCTGCTGGAAGCAAGCCTGTATTTGCTTTGAATAGTTTAGAGTGGGGAATCTTATCTGATATCAATGAAAGGATACCAAA ATTTTGGTGGACGTGGAAGATGAGACGTTTTGCTGCCTGTCTTGAAGCTGTGTTGAAA CGTGACTGGCCTCTTACGGCCGCTGTTAGATTGCAGTATCGCTCTGTACTGGAATCTGTTACGAATACGGCACAACACAAAGAGCTTGAGATACGGTCAAGAACGTTGTTTGGCCATCAGTTGTCATGGCTGCCGACTATCTCTGCTCAGAGCTCTGATATTGGTATTTCCAGTGAGAACTCTGAGGACCGTGGAGGTGCAGATACATCAAACGGTTGTGCTGAAGAGCTGCTGGAATGCGTCAGCGTAACAGTCCAGTGCAACAAA GCAGGAGTGTCACCTGGTCTTAACTTGTCTCATTGTTTGGTGTCAGTAGATAGACTGAGTCTTCTTAGCAATGG GCTGAACCAAGGACATCCAG ATTTGCTGCCATTACAAGACTTGTCTGAAATCATTACAGTTCAGTTTACACCAGATAGTCATTTG TCACCCTGGATGCGGATTGATGGTGAGGAATATGAGTCAAGGCCAGTGACAATTCAGTGGCTGCCAGGAAGACTACAAATGTTTCATGCTGTACAGTAA
- the LOC134189699 gene encoding uncharacterized protein LOC134189699 produces MRSKHVRTPIGSNRKMSVNGLLALLLSALLASAIEGSSSPSTTATSNSTNATGTNPTTTSAVTTTSAVTTKTTTKEATSATALTTTMARSSTSAPATTPTTSHATSANSSHSTPTANPTASNSSNSSSYAPTSAGTNMTTATMSKAPLTGNTSTGSVTTHVTPHAKKTCSCTTQLAISIPITAVLSAVVTLIIVGIWRKKSKGSGEYKPLSSEM; encoded by the coding sequence atgcgcagtaagCACGTGCGCACTCCGATCGGGTCGAACAGGAAAATGTCGGTGAACGGTCTCTTGGCTCTTCTGTTGTCGGCTCTGCTGGCTAGTGCCATAGAGGGCAGCAGCAGTCCAAGCACCACAGCAACTTCTAACTCGACAAATGCCACCGGCACAAATCCCACAACCACGTCAGCAGTGACGACTACGTCTGCAGTGACAACGAAAACAACGACAAAAGAAGCTACTTCTGCTACAGCCTTAACGACTACTATGGCGCGATCTAGCACCAGTGCTCCCGCCACAACCCCCACCACCAGCCATGCCACCTCCGCTAACAGCTCTCATTCAACGCCAACAGCCAATCCGACTGCTAGTAACTCATCGAACTCGAGCTCTTATGCACCAACGTCAGCAGGTACAAACATGACCACGGCCACGATGTCAAAGGCACCGTTAACAGGAAACACTTCAACAGGCAGTGTAACAACACATGTGACTCCCCACGCTAAGAAAACGTGCAGCTGCACGACACAGCTTGCTATTTCGATTCCTATTACTGCAGTCCTGTCGGCTGTAGTGACGCTTATCATTGTCGGTATCTGGAGGAAGAAGTCGAAGGGCTCCGGCGAGTATAAACCGCTGAGTTCGGAGATGTAG
- the LOC134190079 gene encoding uncharacterized protein LOC134190079 has translation MKVSHALHLFSKSVSSGLQYLVKEEGRGNEYLSTAWFLDVFNRWFDFMTSRYPAVALSRLNCDKYEEALIFLMSIINLVQSMKIGHKNDWKPVQAGIIMSTNSVLGIQEELLSMGYKFLLTSRLTQDCLENLFSLVRLKNPIPSPLAFKYALKVICIAQFLKQPHAYQGNCQEDDRDIAIDFLDQPLKLPSTELDLKDLEVEISEANCIDDIQKAELNSLYYLVGYCLHSIKKNEEICTGCLVEVTSCDLSDQDSVTFTILKEYKQGCLTQVSEKAFSMMLKVEVMLRNFDESVLMTSKM, from the coding sequence atgaaagTATCACATGCACTGCATCTGTTTAGTAAGTCAGTGAGCTCTGGACTTCAATACCTTGTGAAAGAAGAAGGCCGAGGAAACGAATATCTTTCTACTGCTTGGTTTCTGGATGTGTTTAACCGGTGGTTTGATTTCATGACAAGCAGGTACCCTGCAGTTGCACTAAGCAGATTGAATTGTGATAAATATGAAGAAGCTCTAATATTTCTTATGTCTATTATCAACTTAGTACAGAGCATGAAAATTGGACATAAAAATGACTGGAAACCCGTGCAAGCAGGGATTATAATGTCTACAAACAGTGTTCTTGGTATCCAAGAGGAGTTGCTTTCAATGGGATACAAGTTCCTTTTGACAAGTCGTCTTACTCAAGATTGCCTTGAAAATCTTTTTAGTTTGGTCAGGCTAAAAAATCCTATTCCTTCACCACTGGCATTTAAATACGCATTAAAAGTCATTTGCATTGCACAGTTCCTGAAACAACCTCATGCATATCAAGGAAACTGCCAAGAAGATGATAGAGACATAGCAATTGACTTTCTTGACCAGCCATTGAAGCTACCAAGCACTGAACTGGATCTGAAAGATTTAGAAGTGGAAATATCAGAAGCAAATTGCATAGATGACATTCAGAAGGCTGAGTTGAACAGCTTATATTACCTTGTAGGATACTGCCTACACAGCATAAAGAAAAATGAAGAAATCTGCACAGGTTGTTTAGTGGAAGTGACCAGCTGTGATCTAAGTGATCAAGACTCAGTAACGTTCACTATTCTAAAAGAGTATAAGCAAGGATGCCTTACTCAGGTATCAGAGAAAGCATTCTCTATGATGCTCAAAGTAGAAGTCATGCTAAGGAACTTCGATGAATCAGTGTTGATGACATCAAAAATGTGA
- the LOC134189815 gene encoding uncharacterized protein LOC134189815 isoform X6 — translation MNSKRRVATARCARFQGVRKAQTANNVTRQVRSAVNVAGNSGAYSLYSTSNDSDQVGVVRRGLEHCEAVLNSLLQSNEGSTSCSKTAQSHRTKTGVTKLLAPKQSSTPRGQLREHCEVENEHCEKQKEEQTTAVKNRHRMSKQSCTEVPVTSNVHIPPVVSIDKETQTTVAGTNTDIKVPHQPKQRNDGRQLGHVQYSAQGAVPYRSRHKSRRHQSVPAGLPSFNIRQQPGPQMYSSAWYPPYPYYPSYHPFMAPDLNIYPSAAASNDHAIFLDRRQSHDVEKNFGHLDGRNSSQQMPPMTKPFSYPPSSCPGLVNPQHPRPLQQTLKSEHRQAEVRFKLSSKLGQLKSLAAATGHCEIIDLVDSLGKELAATQSVPLIMSNSKDNKCNQTVKKLEREIHQLRLEREHLQKRFKVAKERLAEMHRNSSYKNVLQLKVELERMEQSAAEVEETVGMLRSQNEVLSRAVHGSKLEVKKAMELLFVKEKENFDLQQNGDSRLQALQQAMQHAEAQQRSTKLSLDESERKNSVLKLSLKERDAQITSLKDQVLYVSSL, via the exons ATGAACAGCAAGAGAAGAGTAGCAACAGCGCGCTGTGCGAGGTTCCAGGGAGTGAGGAAAGCTCAAACGGCGAACAACGTCACCAGACAAGTGAG GTCGGCAGTGAATGTTGCTGGAAATTCTGGTGCTTACTCTCTCTACTCAACGTCAAATGACTCAGATCAG GTAGGGGTGGTACGCAGAGGTCTAGAGCACTGTGAAGCTGTTTTGAACAGTCTTCTTCAATCAAATGAAG GGTCAACTAGTTGTTCCAAGACAGCTCAAAGTCATAGGACAAAGACTGGAGTAACCAAACTTCTTGCTCCAAAGCAATCATCAACTCCTCGTGGCCAATTAAGGGAGCATTGCGAAGTTGAGAATGAACATTGTGAGAAACAGAAGGAAGAGCAGACAACTGCAGTGAAAAACAGACATAGAATGAGCAAACAGAGTTGTACAGAAGTGCCTGTGACTAGTAATGTTCATATACCCCCTGTAGTTAGTATTGACAAGGAAACTCAAACCACAGTTGCAGGTACTAATACTGATATCAAAGTTCCACACCAACCAAAGCAGAGAAATGATGGTAGACAGTTGGGACATGTTCAGTATTCTGCTCAAGGAGCAGTTCCTTATCGGAGTAGACACAAGTCTCGAAGACACCAGAGTGTTCCTGCGGGTTTACCATCATTTAATATCAGGCAACAGCCAGGTCCACAGATGTACTCTTCTGCATGGTATCCACCATATCCATACTATCCTTCTTACCATCCATTTATGGCTCCTGATTTGAATATTTACCCATCTGCTGCTGCAAGCAACGATCATGCAATTTTTTTAGACAGAAGACAGTCTCATGACGTTGAGAAGAATTTTGGACATTTAGATGGTAGAAATTCATCACAACAGATGCCACCAATGACAAAACCATTTTCTTATCCTCCCAGTTCATGTCCTGGACTGGTCAACCCCCAACATCCGAGACCTTTACAGCAGACTTTAAAGAGTgaacacagacaagcagaa GTGAGGTTCAAACTATCAAGCAAACTTGGTCAGCTGAAGTCACTTGCTGCTGCAACAG GTCATTGTGAGATAATAGACTTGGTTGATTCCTTGGGAAAAGAATTGGCAGCTACTCAATCTGTGCCACTTATAATGAGCAACAGCAAAGATAATAAGTGCAACCAGACAGTGAAAAAATTAGAGAGAGAAATACATCAGCTTAGACT TGAGAGAGAGCATCTACAGAAGAGATTTAAAGTTGCAAAGGAAAGGCTGGCTGAGATGCACAGAAATTCATCGTACAAAAATG TGCTGCAATTGAAAGTTGAGTTGGAGAGGATGGAACAGAGTGCAGCTGAAGTTGAAGAAACTGTGGGAATGTTGAGATCACAGAATGAAGTGTTAAGTAGA GCTGTTCATGGCAGCAAGTTGGAAGTTAAGAAGGCAATGGAATTACTGTTTGTCAAG GAAAAGGAGAACTTTGATCTTCAACAGAATGGTGACAGCAGACTACAGGCACTACAACAAG CAATGCAACATGCAGAAGCACAGCAGAGATCAACAAAGTTGTCATTAGACGAGAGTGAAAGGAAGAATTCTGTTCTGAAACTGTCACTGAAAGAACGTGATGCTCAAATTACCAGTCTGAAAGACCAAGTGCTGTATGTGAGCTCACTGTAG